One Perca flavescens isolate YP-PL-M2 chromosome 9, PFLA_1.0, whole genome shotgun sequence genomic window carries:
- the tmed5 gene encoding transmembrane emp24 domain-containing protein 5, producing the protein MEVVRVFLCVLSVFVALVSDRFVVLAFFSQSLDSDFTFTLPAGRKECFYQTMKKDASLEIEYQVLDGAGLDVDFFISSPSGQVLFSDYHKSDGVHTIETEDGDYMFCFDNTFSSVSEKLIFFELILDNMETDEDPDDWKEYVHGTDILDMKLEDIMDTINNVKARLGKSLQIQTVLRAFEARDRNLQESNYDRVNFWSIVNVIGMMLISAVQVYLVRSLFEDKRKIRT; encoded by the exons ATGGAGGTAGTccgggtttttttgtgtgtcttgtCCGTGTTTGTTGCTCTAGTCTCGGATAGGTTTGTGGTACTAGCTTTCTTCTCTCAGTCTTTGGACAGCGACTTCACATTCACTCTACCCGCTGGTCGCAAAGAGTGTTTCTACCAGACCATGAAGAAAGATGCCTCGCTGGAGATTGAATATCAG GTATTAGATGGCGCAGGTCTCGATGTAGATTTCTTCATCTCCTCTCCGTCTGGCCAAGTGCTGTTCAGTGACTACCACAAATCAGATGGAGTGCACAC TATCGAGACGGAAGATGGAGACTACATGTTCTGCTTTGACAACACGTTCAGTTCCGTCTCTGAGAAGCTCATCTTCTTTGAGTTGATCCTGGACAACATGGAAACAGACGAAGACCCAGACGACTGGAAGGAGTACGTCCACGGAACAGACATCCTGGACATGAAGCTGGAAGACATTATG GACACCATCAACAACGTGAAGGCTCGGCTCGGCAAAAGCCTGCAGATCCAGACGGTGCTGCGGGCGTTCGAGGCTCGCGACCGAAACCTCCAGGAGAGTAACTATGACAGGGTGAACTTTTGGTCGATTGTAAATGTCATCGGTATGATGTTGATATCGGCGGTTCAGGTCTACCTAGTCCGCTCACTGTTTGAAGATAAAAGGAAAATTCGTACATAA